The nucleotide sequence aaattcgattACACAATCTGATCATACAACTATTTTTGAGTTTGGTAAATAAATTCTAAATCTGATCTAGTAATTATTTGTATGAAATGTTTGTAAAGATATCACTATTACTTATAACATTTAGAAATAAGTAGACATTAATCGTAATTTCAAAATGTTATACTTTGATTGTTTTCATACACTTCAAATGATAATTCATAGGCTTGTTGCTTTTGATATTTGCACTTGTTTTATCATTCAATTATGCTGtatgaaattattatttcatgaaccctaaaaccccaggatatctAACTTCAAAACtgttttattgaaaattaaaaattactgaTGAACTGGAACCATCTGTTGCGTGAGTAAAAGTAGACCCTGGATCATCCGCCGTACTATTTCTGGCAAAGATTGTCTTCTTGAGATTGAACTCAGCTTATTTCTAAGTTCATGGAATACTTTACGGGTATATGGATTTCTTTGTGATTCAAGACGCGATTTTAAGAACTGATAGTAAATAATAGGTGTCAGTAAACCAGCACGGCCCCTGTAAAAAGTTAACTTCGTAAAatgcattaaaaatatttatcttaaaaaaaaaaacatgttaGTACTTACGTAAATACTAAGAGAACTGTAAATggcaaaataattatttctgaTAATGCACACAGACGCAAAATGTTATGTGATTGGAAATCGAGTAAAGATATGACAAGCCGTGCTGCCCACCAATTATTCTGTCCTAAACACTTAATTAGAAGAAGACAAAACATCAGTAATCATAACAATGACTATACATATCTTTCAATGCTACTTTAATGTTATAGCACTAAATTATATAATGCAAAATCTTTTACTTACATTTAGCAATGTCTGCGAATAATCTGTAAAATGCATCAGTGCAAATAAAAATATGGGGGTTAACACCACTAATCAATTAGTTAAGGAATAAGAATTTTGAATTATACCCATATAACATGTTTGTCAGAGACAAATTATTTCAATTTACTATGTAGTATCAAATATAAAGGATACATGTAACAGGAGCTGCATACAAGAATATcaaggaataaaataaataatgaaagGAATCTTCAAAAAATAAACTTTCTAAAAATTGTCTATTAACTTGAACACGTGGCACTCTTTGGTGAAGCCGTAATGCACTTGTTGCTGCACTACTCATTAAGGCTTTGTAATAAATGTTATAAGGATTGCtaaaaaaagaaacataaaATTAGAATTTGCAGACTTGTTTTTTGATATATATAATAACATACCCAAATATAGGAATGATGTAACCAATagtaaatataatagtaaaaagTCTTGTAATCCATAATGCAACTTTAATCTTATTGTCAATAATGTGTAGCTTCAAAGCCAGCCAACCTCTTTCTATTTGTGGAGAATTATCACCTGTACCTGTACTTGAAGTATCTGCCATGCTATGTATTGACAAGAACAACTTATGTAAAATAACGAAGAAttacattttcaaatttaaaaacatCTATAAAAAGTGTACACAATGTGTATGTATCTAACCTAATCAAAAATATACTCGAAAAGAATCTTTTACAGACACGATAGTTATGCAAATCGCGTCCTGTTTTCTAAAGTGAAAGCAGCTAATTCAGACAAGACATTAAAAGTATAACATCCTAAACACAGTTTAGATAGACTAATTTAATTACGACATTACAACGATGTCATACTAACACAAATTTTTAACAACGTTAAACGGTAAATGTGATTAGAGcttcaaatttttttaaaagtctAATTAACCGAATCCATCGATTTCAAACTTTTAATAATCGTATTTGTAAGTCAAATAGAATCAATGGTAGTAAATTAAAATGAACTTACTTCGTACAGAGGTAAATCAAATGTTCGTTTACttagtaaaaatttatatttttacaaacGAACGTACGAATGTAAACTTTTACGAATTTCGATCAGCTAGAGCGCATCTACACGCAATTCACTACCCACATATGCATGTACTCTACTACGCATATACCACAATATACTAGTGTACATATGCCTTAATAATTACCCTGAGTTTCGTTTTTAAGATTTCTAATTTCTCTGATAGATGGTGCGAATGATTTCCTTCGCCGTGGCGATATTGCCTGAAGTTTACCAAGAGAGGGCTACAAGTTTACTGGTACATGAAAACGCGCCTTAAACGTTCAACTGAAAGTAACATCATAGAATACTTAGATAGAGGCGAAACTCTATTACTATTCGTGATCCTGAAAGTCGAATTTTAATGCACAACAGAGTAATGGCGGCTGGTTCTTTGCAGCAgatattttaaaaaacaataGAGCCAGAGACTTTATCTATTTGAATGTATAATATTCTCAGAAAACATTACATAAGTCTAGATTgtaaaaatgtatatttatagTTATAATTTTATCAAGATATTTACGATGCATTAAATTCAATCAAATTTACGATTTACGATTGAAATTAAGTACTTTGAAAGTACATGCATAAATGAATAATTGATtggttattattttcatttgatttATGAAATATTCTTATTACAGTTGTTCCTCATTTGAGCTTGCCATATTAGTACATCGATATCTGATTTTTCACATTGCAAGGAACATTTCTTATTTCGTATTATGATATCATTGGTCTTTACAATTACAAAATATATGTAAATAAGAAACATGGAACTGTAATACAAATTGTATAGACATGGAATAAGATACACGTATTTTGTGAATACATCACGATTGATAATGGTAATGAATATTAATTTTAGATACATATGGAACAGTATGTGACTTAATCTAATACACCACATTGATATTCTGTAGCCACCTGATGACTATTTATGAACTAACAAAATCCCAGATTGTATGTAACCCGTTGTGCTTGCTCGTAGAATCAATTTCAGTAATATCGCattattttgttatttatttatcaaaaatataGGTTTTTCATTTCATTCGTTATTATTCAGTACCTTTAAATTAAGACAAAAAGTATTGTGACTTTCAAAACCTCTATCTTTATTTAGAAATTCGATAATTTAAAAAGAATGTTTTGGAAGCTGTTATACTGTCACCCCTAAAACGCGTTTGACCGAATTAGTGACACCCTAATTAATGACAGAGCTGATCAAGCAATACCAAATTGGAAAACCCAATTTGGTATTGTTTTCTTAACCTGAAATCAAGTTATGCGTTAATGAAGTTCGACGATACGTTTGTGTTGAATGTTTATATAAATCGTAGGTATTACATACTGCAATAGTAAAATCTTGCACATGTAATATACGAATACAAAATTAGGTTAGGTGCATAAAGACTGTAAAGTTTCACTTCGAAATCCATTCAACTATTTAGACGGAATTGTATTAACAAATATATCTCTACGTAcgaacttttagaaaataaGCTGTCGTGGGACAAAGCCCTTTAGTGGTGTAATTCCGCCAAAGGGTTATAGCAGGAAATAAATAGTAGTTTATAGCACTATCCCTCTCCTTACACGTTAcaaaaactttaaacattagaaCATTCTAATGATTATACTCTATATTAGGTAAAAATAAAGAGCTGTTCCTCGCCGGAATTTTGTAAATTTGATAACTGATGAAACCAACTATATAGCAAACATCAGATAAAACGCAATTTTCCTAtgctttttttcttctttttactgCGCTCTATGCTCCCAAGCTAACTTTTTGTCGTTACATAAAGTGTCGTGTTCGatgtaatatgttattttcaatgtaaatattgtcgaaatatacatatacacacgCTTATAATCATTTCTTAAAGACCCTTCCACTCATTTGATAAAAATGTTTTGCTTAAAGAAAGTTTATCCGAAAATACATTATATTTATaacgttaataaaatttgagaaaaGGAGCAAACAGAACAGAGAATAACTGATACTAGTATCGTTAAAATTGGTTTACATAACGTAAATCTGACCTCAAATCCAAAAGTATTACATATTATAGTAATTCTTGCGTAATTACACATTTACAGTTTACGCGTGTACTGTTGCTATAAAAGCCCCATGTACGTGGATCAATATGAAAAGTAATAAGTACTTAATAATATGTTATCTTTAGTGTAGCGAGTAGTATGTTTAAAAACAGCAATTATGCGATCAAAGTTAAGTCATATGTTACCCTGATAAAAGTAGATATTaccttatttatacatattatcgTTTCGGTAACGAGTTAAAGATTATTCACG is from Colletes latitarsis isolate SP2378_abdomen chromosome 4, iyColLati1, whole genome shotgun sequence and encodes:
- the Kr-h2 gene encoding transmembrane protein 33-containing Krueppel homolog 2 — its product is MADTSSTGTGDNSPQIERGWLALKLHIIDNKIKVALWITRLFTIIFTIGYIIPIFGNPYNIYYKALMSSAATSALRLHQRVPRVQVNRQFLESLFFEDSFHYLFYSLIFLYAAPVTLVLTPIFLFALMHFTDYSQTLLNCLGQNNWWAARLVISLLDFQSHNILRLCALSEIIILPFTVLLVFTGRAGLLTPIIYYQFLKSRLESQRNPYTRKVFHELRNKLSSISRRQSLPEIVRRMIQGLLLLTQQMVPVHQ